The nucleotide window CCGGGGAGCATGAGTTGGCGCTGCGACTGGAGCTCTACGGGCAGCGCGCCAGCCGCTTGCCGCAGGCCCTGTGGTTCCAGCTTCACCCGCGCCTGCAAACGGGGGCGCACTGGCAACTGCGCAAGCTCGGCCATTGGGTGGACCCGGCCGATGTCGTCCCCGGCGGTAACCGCCAACTGCATGGCATCGACGGACTGGCTAAGGGCGGAGACGTGACGGTCACCTCGTCCGATGCGGTGCTGGTCGCCCCGGAGAAGGGGCAGTTGTTGGACTTTAATCCGCGAGTCCCCGGCACGCGGGGCGCGTTGGCCTTCAATCTTTATAACAACATCTGGGGAACCAACTTCCCGATGTGGTACGCGGGCGACAGTGTCTTTCGCTTTAGGCTGGAGTGGGGCAACCCGTGATGGTGGTTCGGCCCGGAGGGGAGCGCTCGACGCTTTTTTCCGGAGCTGGGCAGGTGTTGGCGTTCGTCACCTTTTAACTTTATCTCACATGCAGATACCCGTTTCCGACCGGATCCCGTTCCGACAGAAAATTGCCTTCAGCCTCGGAGGGCAGATGGACTTTCTCGCGACCGGACTCACGCTCGGAACGCTCTGGATGCCCTTCTTCAATATCGGGCTGGGCATGAATCCGGTGCTGGTCGGGCTGGTCCTGATGGTGCTGAGAATCTGGGATGCGCTGACCGACCCGCTGGTGGGAAACCTTTCTGACAATGCCCGCACGCGTTGGGGCCGGCGGCGGCCTTTCATGTTTGTCGGGGCGATCCTGACGGCGTGCCTTTACCCGCTGTTGTGGCGCGTGCCGATGGAGTACGGATCGAATGTTGCCTTCGGCCTCCTGCTGGCGATCAGCCTCGCGTTCTGCACGGTTTTCACAGTCTGGTCGATGCCCTACTACGGCCTGCAAATGGAGCTGACCCCGAACTACGACGAGCGCACGCGGCTGACCGCGTGGATGACGTTCTGGGGGAAAATCGTCGGGGTGGCCGGCGGTTGGGTCATGGCGTTCATGAGTTGCTCGCTCTTTGCCGACCCGGAGACGGGAGAGGCTGACATCGTGCATGGGATGAAGGTCTCAAGCTGGGTGATCGCAGCGCTGATCCTGGTGCTGGGGCTTCTGCCCGCGCTCTTTGTCAAGGAGCGCTATTATGAGAAGGAAACCAGCCATCAGCCGCGCGACCCCTTCTGGCAGAGTATTCGGGAGTCGTTCCGGTGCGGGCCTATGTGGTGCCTGATCGCGGTGGCGTTCTTTGTCGTCATTGGAAACATGTCCGTCGCGAGCCTCGGGCAGTATGTGAATATTTACGTCATCAACAACGGTGACATCGCCGACGCCTCGATCATCGAAGGGTGGAAATACACCGCGATGTTCGCCGTTGGGCTGGCGACAATTCCGCTGTGGACCTGGATGAGTGAGCGGCTCGACAAGCGGCTGGTCATGGTGCTGCTCATTATCGGCGGGATGGCCGGGCACCTGATGTACTACTTCTGTCTGCGGCCGGACATGCCCTACCTTCAGATCCTTCCGGCGGTGATGCAGTCGGGCACGATTGCGGCGATCTGGCTGTTCCTGCCCTCGATGAAGGCGGATGTGGCCGACTACGACGAGACCAGGACCAGGCGCCGTCGTGAGGGAGCCCTCAATGCCTTTTTCTCCTGGTTTATCAAGGCGGCGCTGGCTTGCGCCACGGGGGCGAGCGGGCTGTTTCTGGAGCTTTCGGGCTTTGATGTTTCGCTGGCTTCCCAGCCCGAGGAGGTGCTGCGCAACATGGTCTGGCTCTATCTGCTGACCCCCATTGTCTTCCTCGGGCTGGCCGTGTTGTTCCTGGCCGTTTACCCGCTTTCGCGCACGCGCATGTCCACCATCCGTGAGGAACTTGAAGCCCGTCGTGGGCAATGGTGACGGGATAACTGCCATGCCGATTTTTGACCAACCTTTGAATGAAAACACTGAATCAGGCCAATCTGACCAACACGTATCGACCCACAACATGGTGAGGTCTGAGCCTGCACTACGCTTTATACCATGCTCCGCAAAGACCACCTCTATCAATTAATTCCCAACCGGCTGGACGCTGCCTTGCGCCGCCTTGCTGCGGCCATCTGGGTGGATAAACGCGAGGTGCCGGTGGAGGCTTCCGAGCCCGTGCCGGTTCAGATGTCGCTGGCCGAGGGCAAAAAGCAAGAGCTCGCTCCGGTCGCGCCCCGCTCGTACTGGGGGCGACAGTACGACCAGCGCTGGTGCCGGGTAACGCTGCCGCAGGCCGCTGGTAAAAACACCTGGTTGCACTGGTACGATCAGGGCGAGGCAACTCTCTATGTGAACGATCAACCGTACTTCGGTTTCAATGTGGCGCACCGCTACTGCCGTCTGCCGAAAGGGGTGAGAGAGGTCTGGGTGCAGTCCAGTTGCATCCAGAGCGCGATCTGGCACCCGGACGCGAAAGCCATGCAGCCGGGTGGAAGTTTTTTTGAAGAGGCCTATGTGACTGCTCGTGATGAGGAGGCCTGGGCCGCTTATCACGACCTGAAGTGCCTCGTGGATGTCGCGCAGGACTTGCGTCACGGCGAAGACTCACAGGCCCCGGTCAGTCCGGAGGCGTTCGGGTTGCAGCCGCCGATGAATACGATGAGCCCGGTGCTGAGAATTCTTTTT belongs to Ruficoccus amylovorans and includes:
- a CDS encoding MFS transporter, producing MQIPVSDRIPFRQKIAFSLGGQMDFLATGLTLGTLWMPFFNIGLGMNPVLVGLVLMVLRIWDALTDPLVGNLSDNARTRWGRRRPFMFVGAILTACLYPLLWRVPMEYGSNVAFGLLLAISLAFCTVFTVWSMPYYGLQMELTPNYDERTRLTAWMTFWGKIVGVAGGWVMAFMSCSLFADPETGEADIVHGMKVSSWVIAALILVLGLLPALFVKERYYEKETSHQPRDPFWQSIRESFRCGPMWCLIAVAFFVVIGNMSVASLGQYVNIYVINNGDIADASIIEGWKYTAMFAVGLATIPLWTWMSERLDKRLVMVLLIIGGMAGHLMYYFCLRPDMPYLQILPAVMQSGTIAAIWLFLPSMKADVADYDETRTRRRREGALNAFFSWFIKAALACATGASGLFLELSGFDVSLASQPEEVLRNMVWLYLLTPIVFLGLAVLFLAVYPLSRTRMSTIREELEARRGQW